One region of Hoeflea sp. 108 genomic DNA includes:
- the phnE gene encoding phosphonate ABC transporter, permease protein PhnE gives MTTLSMTEMQAIADRHPGVFSGSWRKSLIGWAVGAGIVAYLVFAWWFFAVGAVLAGGNWGIAGTYLADWVSYEVRPQVAFRPDRLDVSYPRFSSYRADRHPDWLDITQPASATVTGNKAPADRVVAHIGSGTTIDIAPERIVVSHGGETLDVAVVPLQSITVTGTLPSWAVQKTPGAKIVADFGFTGSVQIDADDVKIRHRFLGWENFFFDANSPFWGKSTGEVWSLVMSNDRIDPKMSNAALAWDNIVNNSEWQHGDVWLKLAQTIVMAFVGTLFASLLAFPLAFMAARNITRNSLVNQVTKRFFDFLRSVDMLIWALFFTRAFGPGPIAGISAIFVTDTGTFGKLYSEALENIDDKQREGMRSVGASPASVQRYGVVPQVLPVLVSQSLYFWESNTRSATIIGAVGAGGIGLKLWEAMRTNSDWENVAYMVLLILVVVFIFDNISTALRQRLIGTKASH, from the coding sequence ATGACCACCCTTTCCATGACCGAAATGCAGGCAATCGCCGACCGTCATCCCGGCGTCTTCTCGGGTTCCTGGCGCAAGAGCTTGATCGGCTGGGCCGTGGGCGCGGGCATCGTCGCCTATCTCGTCTTCGCCTGGTGGTTTTTCGCCGTCGGCGCGGTGCTTGCCGGCGGCAACTGGGGCATCGCCGGCACTTATCTGGCCGACTGGGTCAGCTACGAGGTCCGGCCGCAGGTCGCCTTCCGTCCTGATCGCCTCGACGTCAGCTATCCGCGCTTCTCGTCCTACCGCGCCGACCGCCACCCCGACTGGCTCGACATCACCCAGCCTGCCAGCGCCACCGTGACAGGCAACAAGGCGCCTGCCGACCGCGTCGTTGCCCATATCGGCTCCGGTACGACAATCGACATCGCGCCTGAGCGTATCGTGGTCAGCCATGGCGGCGAAACGCTCGACGTGGCCGTGGTGCCGCTTCAGAGCATCACCGTCACCGGCACCCTGCCCTCATGGGCCGTCCAGAAGACGCCGGGCGCAAAGATCGTCGCCGATTTCGGCTTTACCGGCAGCGTCCAGATCGACGCCGACGACGTCAAGATCCGCCACCGCTTCCTCGGCTGGGAAAACTTCTTCTTCGACGCCAACTCGCCCTTCTGGGGCAAGTCGACGGGTGAAGTCTGGTCGCTGGTCATGTCGAATGACCGCATCGATCCCAAGATGTCGAACGCCGCGCTCGCCTGGGACAACATCGTCAACAACTCGGAATGGCAGCATGGCGACGTCTGGCTGAAGCTTGCCCAGACCATCGTCATGGCCTTCGTCGGCACGCTGTTTGCAAGCCTGCTCGCCTTCCCCCTCGCCTTCATGGCGGCCCGCAACATCACCCGCAACAGCCTCGTCAATCAGGTGACCAAGCGCTTCTTCGACTTCCTGCGCTCGGTCGACATGCTGATCTGGGCGCTGTTTTTCACCCGCGCCTTCGGCCCCGGCCCCATCGCCGGCATCTCGGCCATCTTCGTCACCGACACTGGCACCTTCGGCAAGCTCTACTCCGAGGCGCTGGAAAACATCGACGACAAGCAGCGTGAAGGCATGCGCTCGGTCGGCGCCTCGCCCGCCTCGGTCCAGCGCTACGGCGTGGTGCCGCAGGTGCTGCCGGTGCTGGTCAGCCAGTCGCTCTATTTCTGGGAATCGAACACGCGCTCGGCCACCATCATCGGCGCCGTCGGCGCCGGCGGCATCGGCCTCAAGCTGTGGGAGGCCATGCGCACCAACTCCGACTGGGAGAACGTCGCCTACATGGTGCTGCTGATCCTGGTGGTTGTGTTCATCTTCGACAATATTTCCACCGCATTGCGCCAGCGGCTGATCGGCACCAAGGCCAGCCACTGA
- a CDS encoding DUF1045 domain-containing protein, which translates to MRYAIYFTPEHDDPLCRIAAGWLGRDAFGGAAIPAKAHGELSAAEVAFHTAAARRYGFHATLKAPFRLADGVSEKALVDAVDAFSAGTEPFDIPRLKLTQIDGFFALVPEEQLPELNDFAAEVVKAFEPHRAPLSDAEVARRNPDALTPQECRYLSQWGYPYVFDAFRFHMTMTGRVAAEEALRVRAAIEQCLGNVLDKPVPVAGLAIFVEPTAGAPFEVLSYHALGKQAERKTA; encoded by the coding sequence ATGCGCTACGCCATCTATTTCACGCCCGAGCATGACGATCCGCTGTGCCGTATCGCAGCTGGCTGGCTCGGACGCGATGCGTTTGGAGGCGCGGCGATTCCCGCAAAGGCGCATGGCGAATTGTCGGCCGCCGAGGTTGCGTTCCACACCGCCGCCGCGCGCCGCTACGGCTTCCACGCCACGCTGAAGGCGCCGTTCCGGCTTGCCGACGGCGTCAGCGAAAAGGCGCTGGTCGATGCGGTCGACGCCTTTTCCGCCGGCACCGAACCCTTCGACATTCCGCGCCTGAAGCTCACCCAGATCGACGGCTTCTTCGCCCTCGTCCCGGAAGAGCAGTTGCCCGAACTGAACGATTTCGCAGCGGAAGTGGTAAAAGCCTTCGAACCGCACCGCGCGCCGCTGTCCGACGCCGAGGTTGCCCGCCGCAACCCCGATGCGTTGACGCCCCAGGAATGCCGTTATCTCAGCCAGTGGGGCTATCCATACGTCTTCGACGCCTTCCGTTTTCACATGACCATGACCGGCCGCGTCGCCGCCGAAGAGGCTCTGCGCGTCCGTGCCGCCATCGAACAATGCCTGGGCAACGTGCTCGACAAGCCGGTGCCCGTCGCCGGGCTCGCCATCTTCGTCGAGCCGACCGCCGGCGCCCCCTTCGAGGTGCTGAGCTACCACGCCCTGGGCAAGCAAGCCGAGAGAAAGACCGCCTGA
- a CDS encoding alpha-D-ribose 1-methylphosphonate 5-triphosphate diphosphatase: MTDLVLKNARIVLADEVIDGSIVVRDGKIAEISTGPSAIGEDMGGDFVIPGLVELHTDHLEGHYAPRPRVRWNPIASVLAHDAQVATAGITTVFDALRVGMDEDAEMGAADMRKLADAIEDSVRADRVRADHFIHLRCEVSAADCLAGFAHFDGDDRVRLASLMDHAPGQRQFVDLETYAYYYQRKLKLNDVEFQAFCDKRMGDSARNSSPNRNAISAACHARGIVLASHDDATSAHVDEAIAQGIRVAEFPTTLEAANASKGAGLGVLMGAPNVMRGASHSGNVSARTLAEQGLLDILSSDYIPFSLIQSAFFLGEVVEGISLPQAVAMVSKNPADAVGLTDRGVIEAGRRADLVRVRVDEHVPVVRTVWREGRRVA; the protein is encoded by the coding sequence ATGACCGACCTTGTACTGAAAAACGCCCGCATCGTGCTCGCCGACGAGGTGATCGACGGCTCCATCGTCGTCCGCGACGGCAAGATCGCCGAAATCTCGACCGGCCCAAGCGCCATCGGCGAGGACATGGGCGGCGATTTCGTCATCCCGGGCCTTGTCGAGCTGCACACCGATCACCTCGAAGGCCATTACGCGCCGCGCCCGCGCGTGCGCTGGAATCCGATCGCCTCGGTGCTCGCCCATGACGCCCAGGTGGCGACCGCCGGCATCACCACTGTCTTCGACGCGCTGCGCGTCGGCATGGACGAGGATGCGGAGATGGGAGCGGCCGACATGCGCAAGCTGGCCGACGCCATCGAAGACAGCGTGCGCGCCGATCGCGTCCGCGCCGACCACTTCATCCACCTGCGCTGCGAAGTCTCCGCTGCCGACTGCCTCGCCGGCTTCGCCCATTTCGACGGCGACGACCGCGTCAGGCTCGCCTCGCTGATGGACCATGCACCGGGCCAGCGCCAGTTCGTCGATCTCGAGACCTACGCCTACTACTACCAGCGCAAGCTGAAGCTCAACGACGTCGAATTCCAGGCGTTCTGCGACAAGCGCATGGGTGATTCGGCCCGCAATTCGTCACCCAACCGCAATGCCATCTCGGCAGCCTGCCATGCGCGCGGCATCGTTCTGGCGAGCCATGACGACGCCACCTCCGCCCATGTCGACGAGGCGATCGCGCAGGGTATCCGCGTCGCCGAGTTCCCGACCACGCTCGAGGCAGCCAATGCTTCGAAGGGCGCCGGCCTCGGCGTGCTGATGGGCGCGCCCAACGTCATGCGCGGCGCCTCGCATTCGGGCAACGTCTCGGCCCGCACGCTCGCCGAGCAGGGCCTGCTCGACATCCTGTCGTCGGATTACATCCCCTTCAGCCTGATCCAGTCGGCCTTCTTCCTCGGCGAAGTCGTCGAGGGCATCTCGCTGCCGCAGGCGGTCGCCATGGTGTCCAAGAATCCGGCCGATGCGGTGGGCCTCACCGACCGCGGCGTGATCGAGGCCGGCCGCCGCGCCGACCTGGTGCGCGTCCGCGTCGACGAGCATGTGCCTGTGGTCCGCACCGTCTGGCGCGAAGGCCGCCGCGTCGCCTGA
- a CDS encoding XRE family transcriptional regulator: MSEQPNLGDCLRSLRKQHGWTLQDVSHLTGVAVSTLSKVENDQMSLSYDKLLQICSGLGIHVTELLSGAVRQPMARTRRSVTSKANTLRQLTRNYDYYYLATDLVKKRMVPILANARARTLEEFGPLTRHAGEEFLIVLKGEIELHTDQYAPLRLKEGESVYIDSTMGHAYLSVGEGDAEMLCICSGEEPDMEKTLIGLNDVEALGS; the protein is encoded by the coding sequence ATGTCGGAACAGCCCAATCTCGGCGACTGCCTTCGAAGCCTCAGAAAACAGCATGGTTGGACGCTGCAGGATGTCAGTCACCTGACCGGCGTTGCGGTTTCGACCCTGTCCAAGGTCGAGAACGACCAGATGTCGCTGAGCTATGACAAGCTGCTGCAGATATGCAGCGGGCTGGGCATCCATGTGACCGAGTTGCTGAGTGGAGCAGTCCGGCAACCAATGGCGCGCACGCGCCGCTCGGTCACATCAAAGGCCAACACGCTGCGCCAGCTGACCCGCAACTACGACTATTATTACCTCGCCACCGATCTGGTGAAAAAGCGCATGGTGCCGATCCTGGCCAATGCCAGGGCACGTACACTCGAAGAATTCGGGCCACTGACCCGCCACGCCGGCGAAGAGTTCCTGATCGTGCTCAAGGGCGAGATCGAGCTCCACACCGACCAGTATGCGCCGCTCCGGCTCAAGGAAGGCGAGAGTGTCTACATCGACTCGACCATGGGCCATGCCTATCTGTCGGTGGGCGAGGGCGATGCCGAGATGCTGTGCATCTGCTCGGGCGAGGAGCCCGACATGGAAAAGACGCTGATCGGCCTCAACGACGTCGAAGCGCTGGGCTCGTAG
- a CDS encoding FAD-binding oxidoreductase, translated as MQSDSQAKKVIVIGGGIAGLSLAACVQRWAEVTVIERETQLGYHASGRSAALFSETYGNALVRALSVASRQAIIDGGFVEHDRGAVHFGGPDDGETIDRMAEEQRALVPSVRRLSPAEVSALVPAIAPELTCGGVFEPDAKDIDTGKMVQAQATALKAAGGRIVTGADVLEIKRTPDGFRVVTASGIHEADIVVNAAGAWVDVIAERSGLSGLGFKPKRRTAFLFDPPEGIDARKWPLVVDLHERFYFKPDAGRLIGSLADETDTEPCDAYPEDIDIATAAYNIEEATGLAVGRPQTPWAGLRTFSPDRSPVAGFDPRLPGFFWLGGQGGYGFQVSLTLARLSSSLMHGEPIPADLADLGISYGALSPERFLQAPHA; from the coding sequence ATGCAGTCAGACTCCCAAGCCAAAAAAGTCATCGTCATCGGCGGCGGCATCGCCGGCCTCTCCCTCGCTGCCTGCGTGCAGCGATGGGCCGAAGTCACGGTGATCGAACGCGAAACCCAGCTCGGCTACCACGCCAGCGGACGCTCCGCGGCGCTGTTTTCCGAGACCTACGGCAATGCGCTGGTGCGGGCGCTGTCGGTCGCAAGCCGCCAGGCGATCATCGACGGCGGCTTTGTCGAGCACGACCGCGGCGCCGTGCATTTCGGCGGCCCCGACGATGGCGAGACCATCGACCGGATGGCCGAGGAGCAACGCGCCCTGGTGCCGAGCGTGCGCCGGCTGAGCCCCGCCGAGGTCAGCGCGCTCGTTCCCGCCATTGCCCCCGAGCTCACCTGCGGCGGCGTGTTCGAGCCCGACGCCAAGGACATCGACACCGGCAAGATGGTGCAGGCCCAGGCCACGGCCCTCAAGGCAGCCGGCGGCAGGATCGTCACCGGCGCGGACGTGCTCGAAATCAAGCGCACGCCTGATGGCTTCCGCGTCGTCACCGCGTCAGGCATCCATGAGGCCGACATCGTCGTCAACGCCGCGGGCGCCTGGGTCGACGTCATTGCCGAACGTTCGGGACTGTCAGGCCTCGGCTTCAAGCCCAAGCGCCGCACCGCCTTCCTGTTCGACCCGCCCGAAGGCATCGACGCCCGCAAATGGCCGCTGGTGGTCGACCTGCACGAACGCTTCTATTTCAAGCCGGACGCCGGACGGCTGATCGGCTCGCTTGCCGACGAGACCGACACCGAGCCTTGCGATGCCTATCCAGAGGACATCGACATCGCCACCGCCGCCTACAACATCGAGGAAGCCACAGGACTGGCCGTCGGCCGCCCGCAGACGCCCTGGGCCGGCTTGCGCACCTTCTCGCCCGACCGCAGCCCGGTGGCCGGCTTCGATCCGCGCCTGCCCGGCTTCTTCTGGCTCGGAGGCCAGGGCGGCTACGGCTTCCAGGTATCGCTGACGCTGGCACGGCTGTCGTCGTCGCTGATGCACGGCGAGCCCATCCCCGCCGACCTGGCCGATCTCGGCATCAGCTACGGCGCCTTGTCGCCGGAGCGGTTCCTGCAGGCACCTCATGCGTAG
- a CDS encoding ABC transporter substrate-binding protein, whose translation MKSLGILRTALVASTILFAGQAYAKTLVYCSEASPETFNPMLTVADSTMDAAAKTIFNRLVEFKPGTTEVGPALAEKWDVSEDGKVYTFHLRKGVKFHSNETFTPTRDFNADDVLYTFNRQRDANNPYHKLANGTYEYFNGLGMGSMIANIEKVDDYTVRFTLNEANVTFLAGIALDYLSILSLEQTEKMVAAGTPDVIEQHPVGTGPFILQAYQQDAQIRYVANKDYWNGAPKIDTLIFAITPEPVVRVTRVKANECQVAAPPPAAALAELKDNPDIDILSQPGQNIGSVGFNTEHKPLGDVRVRTALAKAINRQAIVEAVYQGAGSLAGSMVPPMQLGAVTDAAIDYDPEGARKLLQEAGLDAGTNIKLWAMPVSRPYNPNARRMAEMIQADWAAVGVKSEVVTFEWGEYLTRTGKGEHDAYLLGGSSDNGDPDNMLSFSFACDGVKGGSNRSRWCNPEFDKLLAAGRVTSDPEKRAEIYRKAQAILKAEVPEAPIAHSVVSIPVRKSVLNYVMDPFGRQNFAAVDIAE comes from the coding sequence ATGAAATCCTTGGGTATTTTGCGTACGGCGCTTGTCGCCTCGACCATCCTTTTCGCCGGCCAGGCCTATGCCAAGACGCTGGTCTACTGCTCGGAGGCGAGCCCCGAAACTTTCAACCCGATGCTGACGGTGGCGGACTCGACCATGGACGCCGCAGCCAAGACGATCTTCAATCGCCTCGTCGAGTTCAAGCCGGGCACCACTGAAGTCGGGCCCGCGCTGGCAGAGAAATGGGACGTGTCGGAAGACGGCAAGGTCTACACCTTCCATCTGCGCAAGGGCGTGAAGTTCCACTCCAACGAGACTTTCACCCCGACCCGCGACTTCAACGCCGACGACGTGCTCTACACCTTTAACCGCCAGCGCGACGCCAACAATCCGTACCACAAGCTGGCAAACGGCACCTACGAGTACTTCAACGGTCTCGGCATGGGCTCGATGATCGCAAACATCGAGAAGGTCGACGACTACACGGTGCGCTTCACACTGAACGAGGCGAACGTCACCTTCCTCGCAGGCATAGCGCTCGACTACCTCTCCATCCTGTCGCTCGAACAGACCGAAAAGATGGTCGCCGCCGGCACGCCCGATGTCATCGAGCAGCACCCGGTCGGCACCGGTCCGTTCATCCTGCAGGCCTACCAGCAGGACGCCCAGATCCGTTATGTCGCCAACAAGGACTACTGGAACGGCGCCCCCAAGATCGACACGCTGATCTTCGCCATCACGCCGGAGCCGGTCGTCCGCGTCACCCGCGTCAAGGCCAACGAGTGCCAGGTCGCGGCCCCGCCGCCGGCGGCAGCCCTTGCCGAACTCAAGGACAATCCCGACATCGACATTCTCAGCCAGCCGGGCCAGAACATCGGCTCCGTCGGCTTCAACACCGAGCACAAGCCGCTGGGCGACGTGCGCGTGCGCACCGCACTTGCCAAGGCGATCAACCGGCAGGCAATCGTCGAGGCGGTCTACCAGGGCGCAGGCAGCCTCGCCGGCAGCATGGTGCCGCCGATGCAGCTGGGTGCGGTCACTGATGCGGCCATCGACTACGATCCGGAAGGCGCCAGGAAGCTGCTTCAGGAAGCAGGCCTCGACGCCGGCACCAACATCAAGCTCTGGGCCATGCCGGTCTCGCGGCCCTACAACCCCAACGCCCGCCGCATGGCCGAGATGATCCAGGCCGACTGGGCCGCCGTCGGCGTGAAGTCCGAGGTCGTCACCTTCGAGTGGGGCGAGTATCTGACCCGCACCGGCAAGGGCGAGCACGACGCCTATCTGCTCGGCGGCTCGAGCGACAATGGCGATCCCGACAACATGCTGTCCTTCTCGTTTGCCTGCGACGGCGTGAAGGGCGGCTCGAACCGTTCGCGCTGGTGCAACCCCGAGTTCGACAAGCTGCTCGCGGCCGGCCGCGTCACGTCCGACCCCGAGAAGCGCGCCGAAATCTACCGCAAGGCGCAGGCGATCCTGAAGGCCGAGGTGCCGGAAGCGCCAATCGCCCACTCGGTGGTCTCGATCCCGGTGCGCAAGAGCGTGCTCAACTACGTGATGGATCCGTTCGGCCGGCAGAACTTCGCCGCCGTCGACATCGCCGAATAA
- a CDS encoding serine hydrolase domain-containing protein: MLEKLNRLLEAYRADGAVGASLAFSLGDGDTITVTSGLADRATGAPVTPDRLFKIGSCTKTFVAAALMKLVEDGKAELDAPISSWFPDLPRSGEVTVLQLVNHRGGLPEFEYDIPMDPSRSWTPAQLVELAFGVGGQTAPGGPAVYNNTGYVLAGMLIEAASGLTLGEYVRRKVLEPLGLKDTWSPATESFPEARMVRGYYHRPKPATGASSALAEGGEMWRMDGVLPYSDALQDSSDSFPYSGAYGCGDMVATPSDLVGFMKGLFDGRLLPAPLLVTMKDGRTKVSYPGTRLRETGAGLIASEYAGRLVLGHQGSIPGYVTVMEHDPVSRLTIAMTSNAGSGNRLSFYASGIHPVVDRAIGIILQEI; this comes from the coding sequence ATGCTTGAAAAACTGAACCGTCTGCTCGAAGCCTACCGCGCCGATGGCGCGGTAGGCGCCTCCCTCGCCTTCTCGCTTGGCGATGGCGACACGATCACCGTCACGTCGGGTCTTGCCGACAGGGCGACGGGCGCGCCTGTCACGCCGGACCGGCTGTTCAAGATCGGCAGCTGCACCAAGACCTTCGTGGCGGCAGCACTGATGAAGCTGGTCGAGGACGGCAAGGCCGAACTCGATGCACCCATATCGAGCTGGTTCCCCGACCTGCCGCGATCGGGCGAAGTGACGGTGCTTCAACTGGTCAACCATCGCGGTGGCCTGCCGGAATTCGAATACGACATCCCGATGGACCCGAGCCGCAGCTGGACGCCGGCGCAGCTGGTCGAGCTTGCCTTCGGCGTCGGCGGCCAGACGGCCCCGGGCGGCCCTGCCGTCTACAACAACACCGGCTATGTGCTGGCCGGCATGCTGATCGAGGCGGCATCGGGCCTCACGCTGGGCGAATATGTGCGAAGGAAAGTGCTCGAGCCGCTTGGCCTCAAGGACACCTGGTCGCCGGCAACGGAAAGCTTCCCGGAAGCGCGCATGGTCAGGGGCTATTACCATCGGCCGAAGCCAGCCACGGGCGCCAGCTCGGCACTGGCCGAGGGCGGCGAGATGTGGCGCATGGACGGCGTGCTGCCCTATTCCGACGCGTTGCAGGATTCTTCCGACAGCTTCCCCTACTCGGGCGCCTATGGCTGCGGCGACATGGTCGCGACGCCAAGCGATCTCGTCGGCTTCATGAAAGGGCTGTTCGACGGCCGGCTGCTGCCTGCTCCGCTGCTCGTCACCATGAAGGACGGCCGCACCAAGGTGAGCTATCCCGGCACGCGCCTGCGCGAAACCGGCGCCGGGCTCATCGCCAGCGAATATGCCGGGCGCCTCGTTCTCGGCCACCAGGGCAGCATCCCGGGCTACGTCACCGTCATGGAACATGACCCCGTGTCCCGGCTGACCATTGCCATGACCAGCAATGCCGGCTCGGGCAACAGGCTGTCCTTCTATGCCAGTGGCATCCACCCGGTCGTCGACCGGGCCATCGGGATCATCCTGCAGGAAATCTAG
- a CDS encoding YeeE/YedE family protein produces MTEINATAPASVAGVNLDKGPVVFVGLALILGALAIGQAIDTRQALLFAIGGLLGLTLYHASFGFTGGWRRFVVEKRGNAIRAQMLMIAAAAVVFIPLLSLGSFNGQALVGAFAPVGVSVLVGATMFGLGMQLGGGCGSGTLFTVGGGSSRMLVTLVFFIVGAVIGTAHLPWWLALPALPEISLGRTLGVPGGVTVTLVGLAAVAGLTVLVERRAHGSIEKTKPAPRQGIARLLHGPWPLIGAGLLLAGLNIATLVTAGHPWSVTFGFGLWGAKAAQAVGVPVETWAFWNWPGPAKALGSSVLADVTSVMNFGIILGAALAAGLAGKFAPKVHVPFASFLAAAIGGVLMGYGARLSFGCNVGALFSGIASGSVHGWLWFASAFVGSLGGVALRPLFGLDGFKK; encoded by the coding sequence ATGACTGAGATAAATGCCACCGCGCCGGCGTCTGTCGCTGGCGTCAATCTCGACAAGGGCCCCGTCGTCTTTGTCGGGCTTGCCTTGATCCTTGGTGCGCTCGCCATCGGCCAGGCGATCGACACGCGCCAGGCGTTGCTGTTCGCGATCGGCGGCCTGCTCGGCCTGACGCTCTACCATGCCTCCTTCGGCTTTACCGGCGGGTGGCGCCGCTTCGTCGTCGAAAAGCGCGGTAATGCCATCCGCGCCCAGATGCTGATGATCGCGGCGGCAGCGGTCGTGTTCATCCCGCTTCTGTCGCTCGGCAGCTTCAACGGCCAGGCGCTTGTCGGCGCCTTTGCGCCGGTCGGCGTGTCGGTGCTGGTCGGGGCCACAATGTTCGGACTTGGCATGCAGCTCGGCGGCGGTTGTGGTTCGGGCACGCTGTTTACCGTCGGCGGCGGCAGCTCGCGCATGCTGGTGACGCTGGTCTTCTTCATTGTCGGCGCGGTCATCGGCACCGCGCATTTGCCGTGGTGGCTGGCGCTGCCGGCGCTGCCAGAGATCAGCCTCGGCAGGACACTTGGCGTGCCGGGCGGGGTGACAGTGACGCTCGTCGGTCTTGCCGCCGTCGCCGGTCTCACCGTGCTGGTCGAGCGCCGGGCCCATGGCAGCATCGAGAAGACAAAGCCCGCGCCGCGCCAGGGTATCGCCCGCTTGCTGCATGGCCCGTGGCCGCTGATCGGAGCGGGGCTTCTGCTCGCCGGGCTCAACATCGCAACGCTGGTCACTGCAGGCCATCCCTGGTCGGTGACCTTCGGTTTCGGCCTGTGGGGCGCCAAGGCGGCGCAGGCGGTCGGCGTTCCGGTCGAGACCTGGGCGTTCTGGAACTGGCCGGGGCCGGCCAAGGCGCTGGGCTCCAGCGTGCTCGCCGACGTCACCTCGGTGATGAATTTCGGAATCATCCTGGGTGCGGCACTCGCCGCAGGCCTCGCCGGCAAGTTCGCGCCCAAGGTGCATGTGCCCTTCGCCTCGTTCCTCGCGGCTGCCATCGGCGGCGTGCTGATGGGCTACGGCGCGCGGCTGTCCTTCGGCTGCAATGTCGGGGCGCTGTTTTCGGGCATCGCCTCGGGCAGCGTGCATGGCTGGCTGTGGTTCGCCTCCGCCTTTGTCGGCAGTCTTGGCGGTGTCGCGCTGCGTCCGCTGTTCGGTCTCGATGGGTTCAAGAAATGA
- a CDS encoding sulfurtransferase: MRFSLVAAALGAALAFATGAQAERLTDQPLVDAAWLKSHLGNKSLVVIDVRDAAKDGANPYAKGHVPGAVSAPYSTAGWRAEVNGVPGMLPPLETITKTIGDLGVGNDSHVVIVPNGTDSSEFGGATRVYWTFKVLGHDAVSILDGGARAWEASGGEVATDVAKPAAVAFKGELKKELLATTADVEKARAEGIKLIDGRPAAQFKGEAKSPVVRVAGTIPGSKNLENTKLYDADKASFASKETVGSLSQSVGLGKDEQNIAFCNTGHWASVVWFGLSEVEGNKNTKMYDGSMAGWAADPARPVQPGN, encoded by the coding sequence ATGCGCTTTTCCCTCGTTGCTGCGGCTCTGGGTGCCGCACTTGCCTTTGCCACCGGTGCCCAGGCCGAGCGCCTGACCGACCAGCCGCTGGTCGACGCCGCCTGGCTCAAGTCGCATCTCGGCAACAAGAGCCTGGTCGTGATCGACGTGCGTGACGCGGCCAAGGATGGCGCCAATCCCTATGCCAAGGGTCACGTTCCGGGTGCCGTCAGCGCTCCTTATTCGACCGCCGGCTGGCGCGCCGAAGTGAACGGCGTTCCCGGCATGCTGCCGCCGCTGGAGACCATAACCAAGACCATCGGCGACCTTGGCGTCGGCAATGACAGCCATGTCGTCATCGTGCCGAACGGCACCGACTCCTCCGAATTCGGCGGCGCCACCCGCGTCTACTGGACCTTCAAGGTTCTGGGCCACGACGCCGTGTCGATCCTCGACGGCGGTGCGCGGGCCTGGGAAGCTTCCGGCGGTGAAGTCGCGACCGATGTCGCTAAACCCGCCGCGGTCGCCTTCAAGGGTGAGCTGAAGAAGGAACTGCTGGCCACGACTGCCGATGTCGAGAAGGCCCGCGCCGAAGGCATCAAGCTGATCGACGGCCGCCCGGCCGCGCAGTTCAAGGGCGAGGCCAAGAGCCCGGTCGTCCGCGTTGCCGGCACCATCCCCGGCTCGAAGAACCTCGAAAACACCAAGCTCTATGACGCCGACAAGGCTTCGTTCGCCTCGAAGGAGACGGTCGGCAGCCTGTCGCAGTCGGTCGGCCTTGGCAAGGACGAGCAGAACATCGCCTTCTGCAACACCGGCCACTGGGCTTCAGTCGTGTGGTTCGGCCTGAGCGAGGTCGAAGGCAACAAGAATACCAAGATGTATGACGGCTCGATGGCCGGGTGGGCAGCCGATCCGGCACGTCCCGTGCAGCCCGGCAACTGA